One region of Tachysurus vachellii isolate PV-2020 chromosome 11, HZAU_Pvac_v1, whole genome shotgun sequence genomic DNA includes:
- the stac3 gene encoding SH3 and cysteine-rich domain-containing protein 3 produces the protein MAQYDQLEDKDSLDIHDNPPVPENVVKEDENTVYFVYDEEVEEEEAPPPPTPEPVVLVNDKPHKFKDHYCKKPKFCDVCARMIVLNNKFALRCKNCKTNIHHACQSYVEFQRCFGKIPPGFRRAYSSPLYDQEINNPGQQNRNDPVFDTLRTGVIMANKERKKSSEDKKNMMMMMMEEEEAQQPKEGEEGGEGKQDADKKDKTAADDKNKKQQQTFSQTHYYLALYRFKAIEKDDLDFHPGDRITVIDDSNEEWWRGKIGEKTGYLPMTYIIRVRAGERVYKVTRSFVGNREMGQITLKKDQIVVKKGEEVNGYLKVSTGRKLGFFPADLLQEI, from the exons ATGGCTCAGTATGATCA ACTTGAGGATAAGGACTCTCTGGATATCCATGATAATCCACCAGTACCTGAAAATGTGGTCAAAGAGGatgaaaatact GTATATTTTGTGTATGATGAAGAGGTAGAGGAAGAAGAGGCTCCCCCGCCCCCGACTCCTGAGCCTGTGGTCCTAGTGAATGACAAACCACATAAGTTTAAGGATCACTACTGCAAGAAACCCAAGTTCTGCGATGTTTGTGCTCGAATGATTGTCC TCAATAACAAATTTGCCCTGCGCTGCAAGAACTGCAAGACCAATATTCATCATGCATGCCAATCCTACGTGGAGTTCCAGAGATGCTTCGGCAAAATA CCCCCAGGGTTCAGGCGAGCATACAGCTCCCCTTTGTATGATCAGGAGATAAATAACCCTG gACAACAAAATCGTAATGACCCAGTCTTTGACACTCTTCGAACTGGAGTTATCATGGCAaataaggagagaaagaaaagttcAGAAGATAAAAAGAAT atgatgatgatgatgatggaggaaGAAGAGGCTCAGCAGCCCAAAGAGGGTGAAGAGGGAGGTGAAG GAAAGCAAGATGCAgataaaaaagacaagacagctGCAGATGACAAG AATAAAAAGCAGCAACAGACTTTTAGTCAGACTCACTACTACCTGGCTCTGTACCGTTTCAAAGCAATTGAGAAAGATGACCTAGACTTCCA CCCCGGTGATCGAATTACAGTGATTGATGATTCTAATGAAGAGTGGTGGAGA GGTAAGATTGGGGAGAAAACAGGTTACCTTCCCATGACTTACATCATCAGGGTCCGTGcaggagagagagtgtataagGTGACACGCTCCTTTGTGGGGAACCGAGAGATGGGTCAGATCACACTGAAGAAAGACCAG ATAGTGGTGAAGAAAGGAGAGGAGGTGAATGGCTATCTGAAAGTCAGTACAGGCCGTAAACTTGGCTTCTTCCCTGCTGATCTACTTCAGGAGATCTAA